The sequence ATATTCGTGCGGTCTTAGTGCGCTGTAATATCCAACGATATAGTCCGTTATTGCGTGAGCTGCATCGCTGAAGCTTACATAGCCCGTCGCCGGCACCCATTCGTTCTTCAGACTCCTGAAGAAGCGCTCCATTGGGCTGTTATCCCAGCAGTTTCCACGCCGACTCATACTCTGCCTGATCCGGTATCGCCACAGTAACTGCCGGAACTGCCTGCTCGTATAATGGCTACCTTGATCGCTGTGGAACATCACCCCGACGGGCTTACCACGGGTTTCCCATGCCATTTCCAGTGCTTTCATGGTGAGCCTGCTGTCCGGCGAGAACGACATGGCCCAGCCCACTGGTTTTCTTGCGAACAGGTCGAGAACAACGGCGAGGTACGCCCAGCGCTTACCCGTCCAGATATAGGTCACATCACCGCACCACACCTGATTTGGTTCCGTTACGGCGAACTGTCGCTCAAGATGATTCGGGATAGCAACGTGCTCATGACCGCCACGCTTATACCGGTGAGTCGGCTGCTGGCAACTGACCAGCCCCAGCTCTTTCATGAGTCTGCCAGCAAGCCAGCGCCCCATCTGGTAGTCTCTCTGGGTTGCCATTGTGGCGATGCTTCTTGCTCCGGCAGAGCCGTGGCTGATGCCATGCAGTTCAAGTACCTGACTGCGTAATACAGCCCGTCTGCCGTCTGGCTTTTCAGGACGGTTTTTCCAGTATTTGCAGCTGCTGCGATGAACCCCGAACACATGGCAGAGAGTGGCCACAGGATAACGCGCCCTGAGTTTCCCGATTATCGAGAACTGTTCAGGGAGTCTGACATCAAGAGCGCGGTAGCCTTTTTTAATATTTCATTTTCCATTTCAATACGTTGTAGCTTTTTCCTGAGCTCACGGATTTCAATTTGTTCCGGGGTAATGGGGGAGGCTTTTGGTGTTTTGCCCTGCCGTTCATCACGTAATTGTTTCACCCATCGCGTCATTGTGGAAAGGCCGACATCCATAGCGCTGGCTGCATCTGCCACGGTGTAGTTCTGGTCAACGACCAGTTGAGCGGATTCGCGTTTAAACTCTGCGCTGAAATTTCTTTTTTTCATTATGACACCTGTGTTGTTCTGAGGTGAGCATATCACCTCTGTTCAGGTGGCCAAATTCAGTAAACCACTTCAGCCTGAGCATCTGACTGTTCTTTATTAGTGGAAGAATCCGGACCGTACTTCTTTATCCAGGCATAAAGGCTGTGGGTGGTGATATCGAGACGTGTTGCAACGCTGGCAACAGAATAACCGCGATCAACAACCTGTTTGACTGCTTCAGTTTTAAACTCTTCGGGATAACGCTTACCGCTCATGGGCACCTCTCTTTAAGCCATCTTAAATGACTCTGAGGTGTCTGTTAAACCCGTGGCGATTCAAACCATATTCATAGCCAAGAATCCGACACCTCCAGCCAACACCAAGATACCTAAAACAACTATGGTTCGTAGCCCGCTTATCGATCTTTGCTGAGACTCCACCGCTGCCTCTAACTTGCTTTTCAATTCCGCTAATTGTTTAGCAATGCGGCTATCAATTGCTGTGCAGCCTTGTTCAAACTGATCAGGTGTTACAAACTTCAAGGCTGCAACCTCACGCCTTAGTTTCAACTGTTCATCTTTGATCTGGCCTAGAAGATCATTCAGTGACGTAAGGCGACCGTCAAACTCTTCAAATTTATTCGAGTTCTTCGTAACCAATTCAGCTTGTTCATAAGCTAGACTTGCGAGCGTTGATTTCGCTGCCTCTATCTCAGTTCTTGCATCGTTGACGGCGCTCAACAGGCCATTAAACTCTGCCACTTGCGTCGATTGCTCTTCGAGTGAATCGATTAATGGGGTTACTACATGAAAGCTCGAAAAAGTCATAGTCAATCAATTGACTGGTTTCTATTGAAACAGCATCAGAATCTTCGAAGTTTCGATAGAAATCGAAGTAATCCGTACGTGAATATATGACGTCTTGGTTAACTTGAAAGGAATCGTCATAACGCTCCAGTAAGCTGAAGTCGATGAATATATTTTCACCAGACCGTTCGCTCGGAAGCTCATCTGATTCGATCAGCGCAACCTCAATTCGCTTTTCTTCAATGCCGATGAGACGAAAGATATTCGATAACAAATCGTTCAGGTCGTCCAACGCAGCAATGCTGATTTACGTCATTTCACGCGCATCCTGGGTATTGATGGGCTGTTCCCTCGCTGGGATGACAGACTACTGAGTATTTTGTTAGGTAACACGGGTAATGACTCCAACTTATTGATAGTGTTTTATGTTCAGATAATGCCCGATGACTTTGTCATGCAGCTCCACCGATTTTGAGAACGACAGCGACTTCCGTCCCAGCCGTGCCAGGTGCTGCCTCAGATTCAGGTTATGCCGCTCAATTCGCTGCGTATATCGCTTGCTGATTACGTGCAGCTTTCCCTTCAGGCGGGATTCATACAGCGGCCAGCCATCCGTCATCCATATCACCACGTCAAAGGGTGACAGCAGGCTCATAAGACGCCCCAGCGTCGCCATAGTGCGTTCACCGAATACGTGCGCAACAACCGTCTTCCGGAGCCTGTCATACGCGTAAAACAGCCAGCGCTGGCGCGATTTAGCCCCGACGTATCCCCACTGTTCGTCCATTTCCGCGCAGACGATGACGTCACTGCCCGGCTGTATGCGCGAGGTTACCGACTGCGGCCTGAGTTTTTTAAATGGCGGAAAATCGTGTTGAGGCCAACGCCCATAATGCGGGCGGTTGCCCGGCATCCAACGCCATTCATGGCCATATCAATGATTTTCTGGTGCGTACCGGGTTGAGAAGCGGTGTAAGTGAACTGCAGTTGCCATGTTTTACGGCAGTGAGAGCAGAGATAGCGCTGATGTCCGGCAGTGCTTTTGCCGTTACGCACCACCCCGTCAGTAGCTGAACAGGAGGGACAGCTGATAGAAACAGAAGCCACTGGAGCACCTCAAAAACACCATCATACACTAAATCAGTAAGTTGGCAGCATCACCGGATGTCGATGTCAGGAACCGGTCATCGCGAGTCACCTCTGCTATCTTTCCGGCAGTTTCTGTCACTGTGTTTCGGCTACCACACTTAGGACATTTTAACGGCATACTCATTCTCCACGTTTAAGGGGTGCTAAAATCATCATTGTTACCGGCAGTAACGGTGTTCAAAAGAAGGTCAGTTACGCCCTGCCCGGTCTGACGCATACGCTCTGGTGTCAATTTCGCGTAGCGCTCCGTACTTTGAATACTCGCATGCGCCAGTTGGGCTTTAACGTCATACAAACTGTACTGACCACTGGAGACAAGTAATGATGCGACAGAATGGCGCGTGGTGTGGAAACAGACTTCACTTTTATTTATCCCGCACTCTGCCAGTATTTTTTCATAGGCCCATCGGGGTTCAGATATCGGTTTTCCATTGTCCTTTATGGCGAACAGATAGGGATTACTGCCAACCCGTGGGATCGAATCAATAATTGATAATGCGGCTTCGCTAAGATATACAGTCCGGCTGCGACCATTCTTTGTATAAGGAATAAACAAGGACCTGTTATCTCGATCAACATGTTTGTGCATGACGTTAAGCATTTCTGATTTGCGGGTACCGGTTAACAACAGCATCGCTATCAGTCCCCCAGCAGCCTTATTGGGATATCGTGCCGCAGCGTCGAGGATCCTCCTGATCTCATCAGCGTCAAAAAAGCGCGTCCGCTGATTATTTTCCTTTAGCAAAGGGATCTTATCGGCTTCATTCTTCTCCAGGACATCCTGTCGTAGCGCATAACGCCCCATAGTTTTCAGAATAGCCAGTGCCCTGTTACAGGTAGAAGGTGCATACTGCTGGCCGTGAATACGGCCCTCAAGCATGTCAAAAAGCACCTGCTGAATCTCCCGGGCCCGAAGGTCGCAGTAACGTATCTTCCCCAGACGAGGTTCAATGTATTGCGTGAAACGCTGAACATCCTTATCCCAGGACTTTTTATGGCGTTTGATGAACGGAACATAGGTCTGGTGAAAAAACTCACTAAGTGTTGGCATCGCACGATAATTATCGCGTTCTGCTTTAGGGTCATTTCCCAGTGCAATCGCCTCCTTGTGACGACGAGCTATCTGACGGGCTGTCCCCACATCGATTTCAGGGAATCTGCCAATACTGATACTTTTTTTGGTACCGTGGAATGTGTAGCGCAGGAGGAAACGTTTGTTACCCGTTCGACCTGAGACATTTGAGGCCAATGACCTCGGTATCTGATACCTCTAGCTCTGTAGATCTGGTATCTGTGTTTGCCGGAAGGGCTTTGATGGATGAATTGGTGAATCGGAAGGATTTTTGCATATTTATCCTCATGTATCTGATTGATATCATGAAAATAATATATATCTGAAGGTGTTTTTATTACGGGGCAGGATTGAAGAATGGAAAAGCTATTAGACGCGTACAAACGGATATTGCAGGAAGTTAACGCCCAGTCATTTAACCTGAATGAGGATAAATACTCAGGCGTATTTTTACCCGTACCCTTTGAAGAATACTGGCATTCACCGATAAAAATCATGCTGGTTGGACGTGAAACCGCAGGCTGGAATACGCTGAATGGTAAGAATACGATATCACGGGTGTTGGGACTTATACCTGACGTCACCATCGGTCAAGTGGTTGAAGAAGCTGTAGATCGTTACAGGAAACATCTTCCGGTACAAAATTATGGCACCACCAACCTCAAATCACGTAGCCGCTTCACGCAGTATCATTTCCGGCTGGCCCGGGAGCTTAATATTCCTCCTCAGGCTATCGTGTATGCCAATCTACTGGCGTGGGATTACGATGGGCTGACACCTCTCACCCGACCTGTAAATGAAGTGCAGGAAGTCATATTAGCCTCACTGAAACTGCTGGCGGTACAAATTAAACACCTTGAACCAAATTTCATCATCTTTGCATCCGGAGCCCGGAGAACAGACTACATCATAAAACAAGTGCTTACTGAGTTAGGCGGCTATGAGACTTCTTCAGTCATACCGGGGAAGCTGTGGGAGTTCAAAACAGGTAATGCAATCTGTTTCAGAATTGCCCATCCAAGGGCTATGCGCGGACACCAGAAGTACAGAGATGAGGTGATTGCACGAATTAAGCAACTTTGTACTCAGGGTGGCTAGAGCATTACAGCTTGCTCAGCAGGGCCCCCTTCCCGGAAGAGTACCGGAAAACAGGCAAAACGACCTGGTTCTCTATGCTGGAGGCGACACGTTCGATTCGGCATTACCACGCTGGAGATTGCAGCTCATTGCACCCCGTGAGCACAGGATATGCACAGGACATGAATTTCAGGCACAAAAAAACCACCCGTAGGTGGTTTCACGACACTGCTTATTGCTCTGATTATTCTGATGTTTCCCATGGTAGCCGGAGTGGGACTTGAACCCACACAGCGCGAACGCCGAGGGATTTTAAATCCCTTGTGTCTACCGATTCCACCATCCGGCCAGGGAAGAAAGTGGAGGCGCGTTCCGGAGTCGAACCGGACTAGACGGATTTGCAATCCGCTACATAACCGCTTTGCTAACGCGCCGTAAAACTTTTCTAACTGACACCCGCTACTGCGCATGTCTTTAATCTGGAGCGGGAAACGAGACTCGAACTCGCGACCCCGACCTTGGCAAGGTCGTGCTCTACCAACTGAGCTATTCCCGCATGTCATCAAGTCAACTTCTAAACACTTGATTTCATTATCGTCCGGCTTGCTGTGCCGCCGTTCGATGCGTTGCATTCTACTGATATGACGTTATGAGTCAACGTTATTTTTTGCTTCCCTGGATCGTTTGCTGAAAATTACGGCGAAACGATCACTGATCAAGCAAATCCCCGCGCGCAGCGTTCAAATATTGCAGCATTGACCACAACGTCAGCACTGCCGCTACCCACAGCAGACCAATTCCCGCCCACTCAACCCAGGCGTTTGGACGCCAGAGCATCCAGACCAGCGCCGCCATCTGTGCGGTCGTTTTCACTTTCCCGATCCAGGAGACCGCCACGCTGCTGCGTTTACCCAACTCCGCCATCCACTCACGCAGCGCAGAAATGATGATTTCACGGCCGATCATGGTTGCCGCAGGCAGCGTCACCCACCAGGTATGATAGTGTTCAGCCACCAGCACCATCGCGATAGCAACCATGACCTTATCCGCTACCGGATCGAGAAACGCGCCGAAGCGAGTGCTTTGATTCCAGCGACGCGCCAGATAGCCATCAAACCAGTCCGTTACCGCTGCGATAAGGAAGATCAATGCGCAGGCAAAAGGTGCCCACACAACCGGCAGATAAAACGCCAGCACGAAGAACGGAATGAGTACAACACGAAAGAGAGTGAGCAACGTAGGGATATTATATTGCATAGTGACGGTAACTATTTGTTGTCAGTAAAATTTAGCTCTATGTTGCTACAGAGCCCTCAATGTTTCAACGAGTAGTAGATCTTTTCTGCCAGCCCTTGCGAAATACCCGGCACTTTTGCAATTTCCTCCATGCTGGCGTTGAGTAATCCTTGCAATCCGCCCATATACTTCAGCAGCATCTGACGACGTTTCGGCCCGACGCCCTCAATGGTTTCCAGAGTACTGGTATTTTTCACCTTCGCCCGTTTTTTACGGTGCCCGCTGATAGCATGGTCGTGCGATTCATCGCGAATATGCTGGATGACATGCAGCGCCGGGGAGTCTGGCGGCAGACTGAAGCCCTCACCTTCCGGTTCGAAGAACAACGTCTCCAGACCCGCCTTACGATCGGCCCCTTTCGCCACACCTAACAGCAGCGGATGGTTTTTGTCCCACTCAACGTCGAGCGATTCAAATACCGCTTTCGCCTGGCCAAGCTGGCCTTTACCACCGTCAATCAGGATCACATCCGGGATCTTGCTCTCTTCAATCGCTTTACCGTAACGACGACGCAGCACCTGATTCATGGCGGCATAGTCGTCCCCCGGCGTAATGCCGGTGATGTTATAGCGTCGATACTCGGCGCGCAGCGGGCCATTAGCATCAAACACGACGCAGGATGCTACCGTCTGCTCAC comes from Enterobacter kobei and encodes:
- a CDS encoding IS3-like element ISEc52 family transposase (programmed frameshift); translation: MKKRNFSAEFKRESAQLVVDQNYTVADAASAMDVGLSTMTRWVKQLRDERQGKTPKASPITPEQIEIRELRKKLQRIEMENEIFKKGYRALDVRLPEQFSIIGKLRARYPVATLCHVFGVHRSSCKYWKNRPEKPDGRRAVLRSQVLELHGISHGSAGARSIATMATQRDYQMGRWLAGRLMKELGLVSCQQPTHRYKRGGHEHVAIPNHLERQFAVTEPNQVWCGDVTYIWTGKRWAYLAVVLDLFARKPVGWAMSFSPDSRLTMKALEMAWETRGKPVGVMFHSDQGSHYTSRQFRQLLWRYRIRQSMSRRGNCWDNSPMERFFRSLKNEWVPATGYVSFSDAAHAITDYIVGYYSALRPHEYNGGLPPNESENRYWKNSNAVASFC
- a CDS encoding IS1-like element IS1B family transposase (programmed frameshift) — encoded protein: MASVSISCPSCSATDGVVRNGKSTAGHQRYLCSHCRKTWQLQFTYTASQPGTHQKIIDMAMNGVGCRATARIMGVGLNTIFRHFKKLRPQSVTSRIQPGSDVIVCAEMDEQWGYVGAKSRQRWLFYAYDRLRKTVVAHVFGERTMATLGRLMSLLSPFDVVIWMTDGWPLYESRLKGKLHVISKRYTQRIERHNLNLRQHLARLGRKSLSFSKSVELHDKVIGHYLNIKHYQ
- a CDS encoding site-specific integrase, translating into MASNVSGRTGNKRFLLRYTFHGTKKSISIGRFPEIDVGTARQIARRHKEAIALGNDPKAERDNYRAMPTLSEFFHQTYVPFIKRHKKSWDKDVQRFTQYIEPRLGKIRYCDLRAREIQQVLFDMLEGRIHGQQYAPSTCNRALAILKTMGRYALRQDVLEKNEADKIPLLKENNQRTRFFDADEIRRILDAAARYPNKAAGGLIAMLLLTGTRKSEMLNVMHKHVDRDNRSLFIPYTKNGRSRTVYLSEAALSIIDSIPRVGSNPYLFAIKDNGKPISEPRWAYEKILAECGINKSEVCFHTTRHSVASLLVSSGQYSLYDVKAQLAHASIQSTERYAKLTPERMRQTGQGVTDLLLNTVTAGNNDDFSTP
- the pgsA gene encoding CDP-diacylglycerol--glycerol-3-phosphate 3-phosphatidyltransferase; its protein translation is MQYNIPTLLTLFRVVLIPFFVLAFYLPVVWAPFACALIFLIAAVTDWFDGYLARRWNQSTRFGAFLDPVADKVMVAIAMVLVAEHYHTWWVTLPAATMIGREIIISALREWMAELGKRSSVAVSWIGKVKTTAQMAALVWMLWRPNAWVEWAGIGLLWVAAVLTLWSMLQYLNAARGDLLDQ